In Rhodothermales bacterium, one genomic interval encodes:
- a CDS encoding HAD-IIIC family phosphatase: protein MHADPAPSTGAHIALAATFTAEPVAGPLQFWMDQLGLAGSVAFAPYNQVLQHLYAVNGQAVALHVLLVRLEDWMPEAATNAMAGNDLPLPARLLQNIDECIAAVRRAAGQRPTPYLIVLCPPSPAVVALPSLATAIGLAEASIAEQLNTLPNVDVVRSETWVERYKVGDYHNRFADHTAHIPYTDVAFSAIATCIARRLSALQRRPFKVIVVDCDNTLWQGVCGEVGPRGVAVDAPFAAFQDLLIRQQAEGMLLCLCSKNSEADVWAVFDEQPAMRLKREHLVSWRINWRPKSENLRALAAELDLGLDSFIFIDDNPVECAEVAAQCPEVLTVQVPADARRLLTLLDHLWVLDRYHVTDEDRRRAEHYRSNLQRSQLQEAAPTLAGFLERLDLRIAIAEPAESQYTRIAQLTQRTNQFNASGIRRSMEQVAGLLLAGKREARVVDVSDRFGDYGLVGAVLFTSDDEALLVETLLLSCRALGRSVEQRMAIHLGEAALQRGLRFVDIAYIETPRNLPVRQFLENTGAENRLDQGDHVIYRFDARRLAHMDPIAAAAVAPADDEAPATSPQTTRVARSTDRTPWLRIATEWSDMQALAERLNQIRLQRPDLQTPFAPLQTPLERQIAGIWETVLGIDGIGAVDGFSELGGSSLQLVQIHARIQEQLGRSLPLTQLFALPTVRAQAGFFTPPAAAASSAQTSTLTSIQERAQRQKAAMNKHKILQYRQK, encoded by the coding sequence ATGCACGCCGATCCAGCACCTTCGACGGGGGCCCATATCGCCCTTGCCGCCACCTTCACCGCCGAGCCCGTCGCGGGCCCTCTCCAATTCTGGATGGATCAACTCGGTCTCGCGGGCTCGGTCGCATTTGCGCCCTACAATCAGGTGCTCCAGCACCTGTATGCCGTAAACGGGCAGGCCGTCGCGCTGCATGTGCTCCTCGTTCGTCTGGAGGATTGGATGCCGGAGGCCGCTACCAACGCTATGGCCGGCAACGACTTGCCTCTCCCGGCGCGCCTGCTTCAGAACATCGACGAATGTATCGCGGCGGTGCGCCGCGCCGCCGGCCAGCGCCCCACCCCCTACCTCATCGTGCTCTGTCCGCCGAGCCCGGCCGTCGTGGCCCTCCCTTCCCTCGCCACCGCGATCGGCCTCGCGGAAGCTTCCATCGCCGAACAACTCAACACCCTGCCGAATGTCGATGTCGTCCGCTCCGAAACGTGGGTGGAGCGCTACAAGGTGGGAGACTACCACAACCGATTCGCCGACCACACGGCCCACATCCCCTACACCGATGTCGCCTTTTCGGCCATCGCCACCTGCATTGCCCGCCGGCTGAGCGCGCTCCAGCGCCGGCCGTTCAAAGTCATCGTCGTCGACTGCGACAACACCCTCTGGCAGGGCGTCTGCGGAGAAGTGGGGCCGCGCGGGGTGGCGGTGGATGCGCCGTTCGCGGCGTTTCAGGATCTGCTCATCCGTCAGCAGGCCGAGGGCATGCTGCTGTGTCTGTGCAGCAAAAATAGCGAGGCGGACGTCTGGGCCGTGTTCGACGAGCAGCCGGCCATGCGGCTGAAGCGCGAACACCTGGTGTCATGGCGGATCAACTGGAGGCCCAAGTCGGAGAACCTGAGGGCGCTCGCCGCCGAGCTCGACCTCGGGCTGGACAGCTTCATCTTCATCGACGACAACCCGGTCGAATGCGCCGAGGTGGCCGCGCAGTGCCCCGAGGTGCTGACCGTCCAGGTGCCGGCGGACGCCCGCCGACTGCTGACGCTGCTCGATCACCTCTGGGTGCTGGATCGATACCACGTGACCGACGAGGACCGCCGGCGCGCCGAACACTACCGCTCGAACCTCCAGCGTTCCCAGCTCCAGGAAGCCGCCCCGACTCTCGCCGGCTTCCTCGAACGCCTGGACCTGCGGATCGCGATCGCCGAGCCGGCCGAAAGCCAGTATACACGCATCGCCCAACTCACCCAGCGCACCAACCAGTTTAACGCCTCGGGCATCCGCCGGTCGATGGAACAGGTCGCCGGCCTCCTGCTTGCCGGCAAACGCGAGGCGCGCGTCGTCGACGTGAGCGACCGGTTCGGCGACTACGGCCTGGTCGGCGCCGTGCTTTTCACGTCAGACGACGAGGCCCTCCTCGTCGAGACCCTCCTCCTGAGTTGCCGCGCCCTCGGGCGCAGCGTGGAGCAGCGGATGGCCATCCACCTCGGCGAAGCCGCGCTTCAGCGCGGGCTCCGTTTTGTCGATATCGCCTACATAGAGACCCCGCGCAACCTGCCCGTCCGGCAGTTTCTGGAAAACACGGGCGCGGAGAACCGGCTCGACCAGGGCGACCACGTGATCTATCGCTTCGACGCCCGGCGGCTCGCCCACATGGACCCCATCGCCGCCGCCGCCGTAGCGCCCGCCGACGACGAGGCGCCGGCCACTTCCCCGCAAACGACCCGCGTCGCCCGATCCACCGACCGTACACCGTGGCTGCGCATCGCGACGGAATGGAGCGACATGCAGGCCCTCGCCGAGCGGCTCAACCAGATCCGCTTGCAGCGGCCGGACCTGCAGACGCCGTTTGCGCCCTTGCAGACGCCGCTCGAACGCCAGATCGCCGGAATCTGGGAAACGGTGCTCGGCATCGACGGCATCGGGGCGGTGGATGGTTTCTCCGAACTCGGCGGCTCGTCCCTCCAGCTCGTCCAGATCCACGCGCGCATCCAGGAGCAGCTCGGCCGGTCGCTCCCGCTCACGCAGTTGTTCGCGCTGCCGACCGTCCGCGCCCAGGCCGGCTTCTTCACCCCGCCGGCCGCCGCGGCCTCCAGCGCGCAGACCAGCACCCTAACCAGCATCCAGGAACGCGCGCAACGGCAGAAAGCGGCCATGAATAAACATAAAATCCTGCAATACAGACAAAAATGA
- a CDS encoding DegT/DnrJ/EryC1/StrS family aminotransferase, translating to MEVLFLNLKAQYLAIQDEVQEAMQRVIEKTAFAGGPFVQQFEQEFAAYCQTKHAMGVGSGTSALWLALAGLGVGEGDEVITTPNTFIATAEAITYAGATPVFVDVDEHTYNLDPALIEAKITARTRAIIPVHLFGQTADLAPILAIARKQGLYVIEDASQAHGALYQGQPAGSLGDVGCFSFYPGKNLGAYGEAGGVVTNNSDLTRYIQMMKDHGQSVKYYHDMVGWNDRMDGLQGAVLSVKLKYLDQWNEQRRQHAQAYTNLLSDVPGIVLPRTAEYGTHVFHIYAIRVEQRDQVKAEMEQRGVHCGIHYPLPLHLQKAYADLGYIRGDFPVTERCADSFLSLPIYPELTYEQIAHVARVLKQSLAAVDGLVIEGDGHAAPAAPAYRKTSIIS from the coding sequence ATGGAAGTACTGTTCTTGAATCTTAAGGCGCAGTATCTGGCCATCCAGGACGAGGTCCAGGAAGCCATGCAGCGCGTCATCGAAAAGACGGCCTTCGCGGGAGGGCCCTTCGTGCAGCAGTTCGAACAAGAATTCGCGGCCTATTGCCAGACCAAACACGCCATGGGCGTCGGGAGCGGCACTTCCGCCCTGTGGCTGGCGCTGGCGGGTCTGGGGGTGGGTGAAGGGGACGAGGTGATCACCACCCCGAATACGTTCATCGCGACGGCCGAGGCCATCACCTACGCCGGCGCGACACCCGTCTTTGTCGATGTCGACGAGCACACCTACAACCTCGATCCCGCGCTCATCGAAGCGAAGATCACCGCACGCACCCGCGCCATCATCCCCGTCCACCTCTTCGGGCAGACGGCGGATCTGGCTCCGATCCTCGCCATCGCCCGCAAACAAGGCCTCTACGTCATCGAGGACGCGAGCCAGGCCCACGGCGCCCTGTACCAGGGCCAGCCCGCCGGCTCGCTCGGCGACGTCGGATGCTTCAGCTTCTACCCGGGCAAAAACCTCGGCGCGTACGGCGAGGCCGGCGGCGTGGTCACGAACAATTCCGACCTGACCCGCTACATCCAGATGATGAAGGACCATGGGCAGTCCGTCAAATATTACCACGACATGGTCGGCTGGAATGACCGGATGGACGGTCTCCAGGGCGCTGTGTTGTCGGTGAAACTGAAGTACCTCGACCAGTGGAACGAGCAGCGCCGGCAACATGCGCAAGCCTACACGAACCTGCTGAGCGACGTCCCGGGCATCGTCCTGCCCCGGACGGCTGAATACGGCACCCACGTCTTCCACATTTACGCCATCCGCGTGGAGCAGCGGGATCAGGTCAAGGCCGAAATGGAGCAGCGCGGCGTGCACTGCGGCATCCACTACCCCCTCCCCCTCCACCTGCAGAAGGCCTATGCGGATCTCGGGTACATCCGCGGCGACTTCCCGGTGACCGAGCGCTGCGCCGACTCCTTCCTCTCCCTGCCGATATATCCCGAGCTGACCTACGAACAGATCGCGCACGTCGCCCGGGTGCTCAAGCAGAGCCTGGCGGCCGTCGACGGTCTCGTAATCGAGGGCGACGGCCACGCCGCCCCCGCCGCGCCGGCGTACCGGAAGACGTCGATTATTTCGTGA
- a CDS encoding acyltransferase, producing MDYSRIAPDVVLGEDVKIYGFVNLYGCEIGAHSKIGTFVEIQKGARIGRNCKISSHSFVCEGVAIEDGVFVGHGVMFTNDRYPRATTESGALQTEADWACMTTRVRAGASIGSNATILCGVTIGEHALVGAGSVVTKDVPPYTVVAGNPARFIRNTNDRLNHGSTVLES from the coding sequence ATGGATTACTCCCGCATCGCCCCCGACGTCGTCCTCGGCGAAGACGTCAAAATCTACGGGTTCGTCAACCTCTACGGCTGCGAGATCGGCGCGCATTCGAAGATCGGCACCTTTGTCGAGATCCAGAAAGGCGCGCGTATCGGCCGGAATTGCAAGATTTCTAGCCACTCGTTCGTCTGCGAAGGCGTGGCGATCGAGGACGGCGTGTTCGTGGGGCATGGCGTCATGTTCACCAACGACCGCTACCCCCGCGCCACGACCGAAAGCGGCGCGCTACAGACCGAAGCCGACTGGGCCTGCATGACGACGCGCGTCCGCGCGGGCGCCTCAATCGGCTCCAACGCGACCATCCTGTGCGGCGTGACCATCGGCGAGCATGCGCTTGTCGGCGCCGGCAGCGTCGTGACGAAAGACGTGCCGCCCTACACCGTCGTCGCCGGCAACCCGGCCCGTTTTATACGAAACACTAACGATAGATTGAATCATGGAAGTACTGTTCTTGAATCTTAA
- a CDS encoding Gfo/Idh/MocA family oxidoreductase — protein sequence MITIGVIGCGYWGPNLIRNFKKTAGCQVTVCCDRDESRLQRITHLFPDIPTTADYEEVLASDVDAVVIATPVRTHYPLAKAFLERGKHVFVEKPLTPSSVECQDLIDIADARGLALMVGHTFEYTAAVNKIKQIVQSGEIGEVLYINSTRVNLGLFQKDINVIWDLAPHDISIISYVLGKEPISVNAQGRSHFADGIEDVAMTTLQYQDGPIAFIRNSWIDPNKVRSMIFVGSKKMLEYDDISPNEKVKIYDKGVEKPAYYDDFGAFQFSYRYGDIYIPRIEEYEALGAECAHFVECIQTGATPRSDGHSGMRVTRAIEAACQSLLSGGVSVPIVQPRERVLQSVPS from the coding sequence ATGATTACGATTGGCGTCATTGGTTGCGGCTACTGGGGCCCCAACCTCATCCGCAATTTCAAAAAAACCGCCGGCTGCCAGGTAACCGTCTGTTGCGACCGAGACGAAAGCCGGCTGCAGCGCATCACGCACCTGTTCCCGGACATCCCCACCACGGCCGACTACGAGGAGGTCCTGGCCTCCGACGTCGATGCCGTGGTCATCGCCACCCCGGTTCGGACTCATTACCCGCTCGCGAAGGCGTTCCTGGAGCGGGGCAAACACGTGTTTGTGGAGAAGCCGCTCACCCCGTCGAGCGTCGAGTGCCAGGATCTGATCGACATCGCCGACGCCCGCGGTCTGGCGCTCATGGTGGGTCACACGTTTGAATACACGGCGGCGGTCAACAAGATTAAGCAGATCGTACAAAGCGGCGAGATCGGCGAAGTGTTGTACATCAACAGCACCCGCGTCAACCTGGGGCTTTTCCAGAAAGACATCAACGTCATCTGGGACCTCGCGCCGCACGATATCTCCATCATCTCTTATGTGCTCGGCAAGGAGCCCATCTCCGTCAACGCCCAGGGCCGCAGCCACTTCGCCGATGGCATCGAGGACGTGGCGATGACCACGCTCCAGTACCAGGACGGCCCCATCGCGTTTATCCGCAACAGCTGGATCGACCCGAACAAGGTGCGGTCGATGATTTTTGTGGGCTCTAAGAAGATGCTCGAATACGACGATATCAGCCCCAACGAGAAGGTCAAGATCTACGACAAGGGGGTGGAGAAGCCGGCGTATTACGACGACTTTGGGGCGTTCCAGTTTTCGTACCGGTACGGGGACATCTACATCCCGCGTATCGAGGAATACGAGGCGTTGGGCGCCGAATGCGCCCACTTCGTCGAGTGCATCCAGACCGGCGCGACGCCCCGGAGCGACGGCCATAGCGGCATGCGCGTCACCCGGGCGATCGAGGCCGCCTGCCAGTCGCTGCTCTCGGGCGGCGTCTCGGTGCCGATCGTCCAGCCCCGCGAGCGCGTCCTCCAATCCGTCCCCTCCTGA
- a CDS encoding sugar transferase, translating into MSLQELSGISEERPFDPLPILIQQIRLEEQSRLMYRMGKRVIDFIVALVLIVLSLPLMIVIGIAVKLTSAGPVLFRQERVGKGGEPFTFVKFRSMTHRADTAIHEAFMRKLIRGEVGSSAGEEGVDGSLYKLNNDPRVTEFGRFLRKTSLDELPQLLNVLSGSMSLVGPRPPIAYEVSAYKSWHMQRLCIKPGVTGLWQVSGRSATTFDEMVRLDIEYIRKRSFALDMQILLRTIPAALNTRTAA; encoded by the coding sequence ATGAGTTTGCAAGAGTTAAGTGGGATCTCTGAGGAACGCCCGTTTGACCCGCTTCCTATCCTGATTCAGCAGATCAGGTTGGAGGAGCAGTCGCGCCTGATGTATCGGATGGGCAAACGCGTGATCGATTTCATCGTCGCCCTGGTATTGATCGTCCTGTCGCTTCCCCTGATGATTGTCATCGGGATCGCGGTGAAGCTCACCTCGGCCGGCCCGGTATTATTCCGCCAGGAACGGGTGGGCAAGGGGGGCGAGCCGTTTACCTTTGTCAAGTTCCGCTCGATGACCCACAGGGCGGACACAGCCATCCACGAGGCGTTCATGCGGAAGCTGATCCGGGGCGAAGTGGGATCGAGCGCCGGCGAGGAGGGAGTGGACGGATCGCTCTACAAATTAAACAACGACCCGCGGGTGACCGAATTTGGCCGGTTCCTGCGGAAGACCAGCCTCGACGAACTACCGCAGCTCCTGAACGTCCTCTCTGGCTCGATGAGCCTGGTGGGTCCGCGTCCGCCCATCGCGTACGAAGTGAGCGCCTATAAGAGCTGGCACATGCAGCGGTTGTGCATCAAGCCGGGCGTAACGGGGCTCTGGCAGGTCAGCGGCCGCAGCGCCACGACGTTCGACGAAATGGTCCGGCTCGATATCGAATACATCCGGAAACGCTCGTTCGCGCTGGATATGCAGATCCTGCTGCGAACCATTCCCGCCGCGTTGAATACCCGAACGGCCGCCTGA
- a CDS encoding polysaccharide biosynthesis tyrosine autokinase, with amino-acid sequence MGTPLLESGNAYNPFSQGARKEPALTFNDLVQIIFRHKHVLILTTILFAALAVAYTMLTSPVYEASATLKKEQNNTRGGPTDEFSRIMFAQQAVDQIETELLLLRSREVLERVVLELDLLVTVGEIVVPGVIDHRFDMSLAEYLHELDRHPESGAPRIRIEEYTIKPGFRNIAGGVYALRVNERQQLELYETEVDSLIASAPGASEASFSLPHFTMQIDWPNPTPGSELTFSTGTPENVVSDLGERIEIENPINTTLMTVHVRSSSPFMAQLTANTLASSFQASRFEHKREAIRYSAKFIDDQLGEITASLRRSEDSLSLFRGRNRITSVDEGTRETIAFIGNLEAEKIRTELELSQYESRHETIKSQFSTNGYFDQTYLTPQTDQSSSYTPFSTLLDQLTRAELERLELLQRRTASHPDVIAIDERIAEIRSNLAEFNQNTITAYEVIMESLKRKRDNLTRLIGTYNSRVANIASNEGQLMALMRDRDLNEKMYLLLTDKREEMRIAELSNLQDIIIVESAVLPIDPILPRRTITVLIGLVLGGLAGITLVFLIEFQGKTIMSIREVEEGLMLPVLAIMPTFPAEFRDRIRRGYHLRNHLDLLTDTRYGFKESYRMLRTKLSFTLSTKRSPTKNNILFTSCEENTGKTTIVTNFSLLLALAGKRVLVIDCDLKNPSVGGFFGIPFNAPGLIDFILHDYITVPDIYRPLDEQAYRDAPLFNPTIRMVDQELRLSAPSLHLDVIPAGGSVEHSSELLDSEKFKDFLFEISAAYDYVLIDTPPVTRTVDAMTIGSFIKNAVIVVRPNHTRKDNLSRAIQDFRQFNVHLLGSVINACDIKSFATDYGYGYGYGYNYRYESELPRLPAAQTVD; translated from the coding sequence ATGGGCACACCACTACTCGAAAGCGGCAACGCCTATAATCCCTTCTCGCAGGGCGCGCGAAAGGAGCCGGCGTTGACGTTCAACGATCTGGTCCAGATTATCTTCCGGCACAAACATGTACTGATCTTGACGACGATCCTGTTCGCTGCGCTGGCCGTGGCGTACACGATGCTTACCTCACCGGTCTATGAGGCCAGCGCGACCCTGAAGAAGGAGCAAAACAACACCCGTGGCGGGCCTACGGATGAATTCAGCCGCATCATGTTCGCCCAGCAGGCGGTCGACCAGATCGAGACGGAGTTGCTGTTGCTCCGCTCCCGCGAGGTGCTGGAGCGGGTCGTGCTGGAGCTGGATCTGCTGGTGACGGTCGGCGAAATCGTCGTGCCCGGCGTGATTGACCATCGGTTCGACATGTCGCTCGCCGAATACCTGCACGAGCTGGACCGGCACCCCGAGAGCGGGGCGCCGCGTATTCGTATCGAGGAATACACGATCAAGCCCGGGTTTCGCAACATCGCCGGCGGCGTCTACGCGCTCCGCGTAAATGAGCGCCAACAGCTCGAACTCTACGAAACCGAGGTCGACAGCCTCATCGCCTCCGCGCCCGGCGCCTCGGAAGCATCGTTTTCGCTGCCCCACTTCACGATGCAGATCGATTGGCCCAACCCGACCCCGGGCAGCGAGCTGACGTTTTCGACCGGCACCCCAGAAAACGTCGTCAGCGACCTGGGCGAGCGGATCGAGATCGAGAACCCGATCAACACGACGCTGATGACGGTGCACGTCCGCTCCAGCTCACCCTTCATGGCTCAGCTGACGGCAAATACGCTGGCCTCGTCGTTTCAGGCCTCGCGCTTCGAGCACAAACGCGAGGCGATCCGGTATTCGGCGAAGTTCATCGACGATCAGCTGGGCGAGATCACCGCCAGCCTGCGTCGTTCCGAGGACAGCCTCAGCCTGTTCCGCGGCCGCAACCGCATCACAAGTGTCGACGAGGGCACGCGGGAGACGATTGCATTTATCGGCAACCTGGAGGCCGAGAAGATCCGGACCGAACTCGAGCTGTCCCAGTACGAGAGCCGGCATGAGACGATCAAGAGCCAGTTCAGCACCAACGGCTACTTCGACCAGACCTACCTCACCCCGCAGACGGACCAGAGCAGCAGTTATACGCCTTTCTCCACCCTGCTCGACCAGCTGACGCGCGCCGAACTCGAGCGCCTGGAGTTGCTCCAGCGCCGGACGGCGAGCCATCCGGACGTCATCGCGATCGACGAACGGATCGCCGAGATACGGTCCAACCTCGCCGAATTCAACCAGAACACGATCACGGCCTACGAGGTGATCATGGAGTCCCTGAAGCGTAAGCGGGATAATCTCACACGCCTGATCGGGACGTATAACTCGCGCGTGGCCAATATCGCCAGTAACGAGGGCCAGCTGATGGCGCTCATGCGGGACCGCGATCTGAACGAGAAGATGTACCTCCTGCTGACCGACAAACGCGAGGAGATGCGGATCGCGGAGCTGTCGAACCTCCAGGACATCATCATCGTCGAGAGTGCCGTGTTGCCGATCGACCCGATCCTGCCTCGCCGCACGATCACCGTGCTGATCGGCCTGGTGCTGGGGGGGCTCGCCGGCATCACCCTCGTCTTCCTCATCGAGTTCCAGGGTAAGACGATCATGAGCATCCGCGAGGTGGAAGAAGGCCTGATGCTGCCCGTGCTCGCCATCATGCCCACATTCCCGGCCGAATTCAGGGACCGGATCCGCCGCGGCTATCACCTGCGCAACCATCTGGACCTGTTGACGGACACCCGCTACGGATTCAAGGAATCCTACCGCATGCTCCGCACCAAGCTATCGTTCACCCTCTCCACCAAGCGCAGCCCGACAAAGAATAATATCCTGTTCACGAGTTGCGAGGAGAATACGGGCAAGACGACCATCGTCACCAACTTCTCGCTGCTGCTCGCGCTGGCCGGCAAACGGGTGCTCGTCATCGATTGCGATCTCAAAAACCCCAGTGTGGGGGGCTTCTTCGGCATCCCGTTCAACGCGCCCGGGCTGATCGACTTCATCCTGCACGACTACATCACCGTGCCCGACATCTACCGCCCGCTCGACGAGCAGGCCTACCGCGACGCGCCGCTTTTTAACCCGACGATCCGCATGGTGGATCAGGAGCTCCGCCTCTCCGCCCCATCGCTCCACCTGGACGTGATCCCCGCCGGCGGGTCCGTCGAACACTCCAGCGAACTGCTGGACTCCGAGAAGTTCAAGGACTTCCTCTTTGAAATCTCGGCCGCGTACGACTACGTCTTGATCGACACCCCGCCCGTGACCCGCACCGTCGACGCCATGACGATCGGCAGCTTCATCAAAAACGCCGTCATCGTCGTCCGCCCCAACCACACCCGAAAGGACAACCTGAGCCGCGCGATCCAGGATTTCCGGCAGTTCAACGTGCACCTGCTCGGCAGCGTCATCAACGCGTGCGACATCAAGAGTTTCGCGACCGATTACGGGTATGGCTACGGGTATGGCTACAACTACCGCTACGAATCCGAGCTGCCCCGGCTGCCGGCGGCGCAGACCGTCGACTAA
- a CDS encoding SLBB domain-containing protein encodes MHRAVYLSLFILLLAAPRTATELRAQELRLGDGVRLTLFNVDDEISGDYFVMTDWTMQLPYIGQVGVQSREFPAVRDEISDRYNSIYRNPELSIQPLFRVSVLGEVQSPGIYFVTGFERLTDLMAMAGGETLDANLDKVYLQREGEKIDINAREILKRGDTLSDFGLISGDQLYVSRVGLVSYRNASLLISGAGVLATLAAIFLVRR; translated from the coding sequence ATGCACCGAGCGGTTTATCTATCGCTGTTTATCCTCTTGCTGGCGGCCCCCCGGACCGCAACCGAGCTGAGGGCCCAGGAATTACGTCTGGGCGATGGCGTACGCCTCACCTTGTTCAACGTAGACGACGAGATCAGCGGCGACTATTTCGTCATGACGGATTGGACGATGCAGCTGCCCTACATCGGGCAGGTGGGCGTCCAATCCCGCGAATTCCCCGCCGTCCGCGACGAAATCTCGGATCGGTACAACAGTATCTACCGGAATCCCGAGCTGTCCATCCAGCCCCTCTTCCGCGTCAGTGTGCTGGGCGAAGTGCAGTCCCCGGGCATCTACTTCGTGACCGGCTTTGAGCGCCTGACCGACCTGATGGCCATGGCCGGGGGCGAGACGCTCGACGCCAACCTGGACAAGGTCTACCTCCAGCGAGAGGGAGAGAAGATCGACATCAACGCCCGGGAGATCCTCAAACGGGGCGACACCCTCTCCGACTTCGGCCTGATCTCGGGCGATCAGCTATATGTCTCGCGCGTGGGTCTGGTGAGTTACCGAAACGCTTCGCTGCTGATCTCCGGCGCCGGCGTCCTGGCCACCCTCGCCGCCATCTTCCTCGTCCGCCGCTAA
- a CDS encoding MBL fold metallo-hydrolase translates to MKLTFWGAARTVTGSKHLLELENGKRILLDCGLFQGRRADAETQNRQFGFDPTTIDVVLLSHAHIDHAGLLPKLYRDGFRGRVYATHATYDLASLLLYDSAHIQEKDVEFVNRIRSRKGQEPVEALYDDDDVEGILGRFVTVSYGDPFSPCEGVQVVYRDAGHILGSATMVLTLQDRGKTIRLGFTGDVGSPGRPILRDPQPMDACDYLISESTYGGMVHEGEEHARGRLAGIVERTAKRGGKLIIPAFAVGRTQEIVYALDQLQNEKKLPPIPVYVDSPLAVNATGVFMAHPECFDRELRQYMRDDPNPFGFENLTYIRDVRDSKALNDTRMPMVIISASGMCEAGRVLHHLRNNIEDPRTTILIVGFCAEHTLGKKLVDKLPEVRIFGEDYHLRAEVVVINAYSAHADEPGLLEVIGAQDKSRLKKIFLVHGAPERQDAFKASLLQRGYHDVTVPEHGESFEIT, encoded by the coding sequence ATGAAACTTACCTTCTGGGGAGCCGCCCGCACAGTGACCGGGTCGAAACACCTACTCGAACTCGAAAACGGCAAACGCATCCTGCTGGATTGTGGCCTCTTCCAGGGCCGGCGCGCCGACGCCGAAACGCAAAACCGCCAGTTCGGGTTTGACCCCACGACCATCGACGTCGTACTACTTTCGCATGCCCACATCGACCACGCCGGCCTGCTGCCAAAGCTCTATCGAGACGGCTTTCGGGGGCGCGTCTACGCCACCCATGCCACGTACGACCTCGCCAGTCTCCTCCTCTACGACAGCGCTCACATCCAGGAAAAAGACGTCGAGTTCGTCAACCGGATCCGCTCCCGCAAGGGCCAGGAGCCAGTCGAAGCCCTGTACGACGACGACGACGTGGAGGGCATCCTGGGTCGTTTTGTCACCGTAAGTTACGGGGATCCGTTTTCGCCCTGCGAGGGCGTGCAGGTTGTCTACCGCGACGCCGGCCACATCCTGGGCTCGGCCACGATGGTGCTCACCCTGCAGGATCGAGGGAAAACGATCCGTCTGGGCTTCACAGGAGACGTCGGCTCGCCCGGCCGGCCGATCCTGCGGGATCCTCAGCCGATGGACGCGTGCGACTACCTGATCTCGGAGTCGACCTACGGCGGGATGGTCCACGAAGGGGAGGAACACGCCCGTGGCAGGCTGGCCGGCATCGTCGAACGCACGGCCAAACGCGGCGGCAAACTCATCATTCCGGCCTTCGCCGTCGGGCGGACCCAGGAAATCGTGTACGCCCTGGACCAGCTCCAGAATGAAAAGAAGCTGCCTCCGATCCCCGTCTATGTGGATAGCCCGCTTGCGGTAAACGCCACGGGGGTTTTTATGGCACACCCGGAGTGTTTCGACCGCGAGCTCCGCCAGTACATGCGAGACGATCCGAATCCGTTCGGGTTCGAGAACCTCACGTACATCCGCGATGTCAGAGACTCGAAAGCGCTCAACGACACCCGAATGCCGATGGTGATCATTTCGGCTTCGGGGATGTGCGAGGCCGGCCGCGTGCTCCATCACCTGCGCAACAACATCGAGGATCCGAGAACAACCATCCTGATCGTGGGCTTCTGCGCCGAGCACACCCTTGGCAAAAAACTCGTCGATAAGCTGCCCGAGGTCCGGATCTTTGGCGAAGACTACCACCTCCGCGCCGAGGTGGTGGTGATCAATGCCTATTCGGCCCATGCGGACGAGCCGGGACTGCTCGAGGTCATCGGCGCGCAGGACAAGAGCCGGCTCAAGAAAATCTTCCTGGTCCACGGGGCACCCGAGCGGCAGGACGCGTTCAAGGCTTCGCTGCTACAGCGCGGCTACCACGACGTGACGGTCCCCGAACATGGCGAATCGTTTGAGATTACGTAA